A window from Candidatus Nitrospira neomarina encodes these proteins:
- a CDS encoding TonB-dependent receptor, giving the protein MGRRYLHTLAVCSPACILFSLFWAGSASGHDQEDVTVLEEVQVVGERPIAASSNRIILNEDILLQPQGRPADLLRLAPGLITLEHSGGAGKADQFLLRGFDADHGTDLALHVDGMPINMRSHAHGQGYGDLNFIIPETIEEITVKKGPYHVEYGDFATAGAANYVTRESVPQTMVQSAGGNFNTQRHLFMTSPTHDRFRTLFAGEFYYTDGPYDFVNRNTRYNGLAKLTFDPSATSQLSVTLSQYYGRWNGSGQIPLRDVRSGGVDRFGSLDPSEGGKSLRSTGRLDYHYDLPGGGTVFANLWAQYYYLSLFSNFTFYLHDPVNGDGIEQTDRRWLTGSDIGYRQIFRLLDYEGTMTAGLQTRFDQIQVRLGTQQKRSSLAITQESDIFEASYSPYLRLDLQFLPWMRFVGGGRVDVFTYHVKDRCGADCSERPNGTASNAIASGKANLIVGPWYQTEFFLNVGTGFHSNDAREAVENPSTNSLTRAIGYEIGIRSRPWNWSEFLATFWLLDLESELVFVGDEGTTEPRGKTRRLGTEFSSRITPMDWLTIRGDITYTHAEFRKTGDAVPLAPQFTAFSSVTARFPIGLSGTLQMLTVGSRAGTEDDSVKLEPFTIFDLVLRYKIPLAPPTGRLEAFFSIRNLTDTDWRQAQFYYESRLPGEPAGGVADIHFVPGTPRMFMGGITWFFPA; this is encoded by the coding sequence ATGGGTAGGCGGTATCTTCACACGCTGGCGGTATGTTCACCGGCCTGTATTCTCTTCAGCCTCTTTTGGGCCGGTTCGGCATCAGGCCATGACCAGGAGGACGTCACGGTTTTAGAAGAGGTGCAGGTCGTTGGAGAACGCCCCATTGCGGCTTCTTCCAATCGAATCATTCTCAATGAGGATATCCTGCTTCAACCTCAAGGGCGGCCTGCGGACTTATTGCGGTTGGCTCCCGGCCTTATTACCTTGGAACATTCAGGCGGCGCCGGAAAGGCTGACCAGTTTCTCCTGCGCGGCTTTGACGCCGATCATGGCACAGACCTGGCCCTTCACGTGGATGGCATGCCGATCAACATGCGCAGCCATGCGCATGGGCAAGGATACGGGGACTTGAATTTCATTATCCCGGAAACCATTGAGGAAATTACCGTCAAAAAAGGACCCTACCATGTGGAGTATGGGGACTTTGCCACTGCCGGCGCTGCCAATTATGTCACCCGTGAGTCGGTTCCCCAAACCATGGTGCAATCCGCCGGAGGTAATTTCAATACCCAACGACATCTGTTCATGACCTCTCCCACTCACGATAGATTCCGCACCCTTTTTGCGGGAGAATTTTATTACACCGACGGCCCCTATGATTTTGTCAATCGCAATACCCGATACAACGGGCTGGCGAAACTGACGTTTGATCCCTCAGCCACATCCCAACTCAGTGTGACGCTTTCCCAATATTATGGACGATGGAACGGGTCAGGCCAGATTCCTTTACGGGACGTAAGGTCCGGAGGGGTGGACCGCTTTGGTTCCCTTGACCCTTCAGAAGGCGGCAAATCGTTACGGAGCACCGGTCGATTGGATTACCATTACGATCTACCCGGCGGGGGGACGGTATTCGCCAATCTGTGGGCTCAATATTATTACCTGTCCCTGTTCAGCAACTTCACGTTTTATCTTCATGATCCGGTCAATGGTGACGGGATTGAACAGACCGACCGACGATGGTTGACCGGAAGTGATATCGGTTATCGGCAGATTTTTCGCCTGCTCGATTATGAAGGCACCATGACGGCAGGACTTCAGACACGCTTTGATCAAATCCAGGTGCGTTTGGGCACGCAACAGAAACGCTCGTCCCTGGCGATCACACAGGAATCAGACATTTTCGAGGCCTCTTATTCTCCCTATCTGAGGTTGGATCTTCAATTTCTTCCCTGGATGCGATTTGTAGGAGGCGGCCGTGTTGATGTCTTCACGTATCATGTGAAAGATCGTTGCGGGGCAGATTGCTCAGAAAGACCAAACGGGACAGCCTCAAATGCCATCGCCAGCGGAAAAGCCAATCTCATTGTTGGTCCCTGGTACCAGACGGAATTTTTCTTAAATGTGGGAACCGGTTTTCACAGCAATGATGCGCGGGAGGCCGTGGAAAATCCATCGACTAACAGCTTAACCCGAGCTATTGGCTATGAAATCGGGATCAGGAGCCGCCCATGGAACTGGTCCGAATTTCTGGCCACATTTTGGCTGTTGGATCTGGAATCTGAATTGGTATTCGTGGGGGATGAAGGGACCACGGAACCGCGAGGAAAGACGCGTCGCCTGGGAACAGAATTCAGCTCTCGAATCACCCCGATGGATTGGCTCACCATTCGAGGAGATATCACGTATACCCATGCCGAGTTTCGAAAAACGGGGGATGCCGTCCCTTTGGCGCCGCAGTTCACCGCGTTTTCATCCGTCACAGCCCGCTTCCCGATTGGACTATCGGGAACGTTGCAAATGTTGACGGTGGGAAGCCGTGCCGGCACGGAAGATGACAGCGTGAAACTGGAACCATTTACGATTTTCGATCTGGTTCTTCGCTACAAAATCCCTCTTGCGCCACCAACCGGACGACTGGAGGCATTTTTTAGCATCCGCAATTTGACCGATACCGATTGGCGTCAGGCCCAATTTTATTATGAGTCCCGTCTTCCCGGAGAACCCGCCGGAGGTGTTGCCGATATTCACTTTGTCCCCGGCACTCCACGGATGTTCATGGGTGGGATAACGTGGTTTTTCCCCGCATAA
- the bfr gene encoding bacterioferritin codes for MKAKKGVIDFLNKILTNELTAINQYFLHGEMCGNWGYEQLHNEIRKHSIDEMKHAEELIEHILYLEGVPNLQKLGTLKIGETVPEQFKSDLALEREAVVLLTEAIGHCATVGDFTTRAKLESIIKSEEEHIDWIETQMETIKQVGVENYLAQHMHEK; via the coding sequence ATGAAGGCAAAAAAGGGTGTGATCGATTTTCTCAATAAAATTCTGACGAATGAACTCACTGCGATTAATCAATATTTTCTGCATGGCGAAATGTGTGGAAATTGGGGATATGAACAATTGCATAATGAAATCAGGAAACATTCGATTGATGAAATGAAACATGCAGAAGAACTGATTGAGCATATTCTCTATTTGGAAGGTGTTCCCAATTTGCAAAAATTGGGTACGCTTAAAATTGGGGAGACGGTTCCTGAGCAATTTAAGTCAGATTTGGCTCTTGAACGCGAAGCGGTGGTCCTTCTCACCGAGGCCATCGGCCATTGTGCCACAGTGGGCGATTTCACCACTCGCGCCAAGTTGGAAAGTATTATTAAAAGTGAAGAAGAACATATCGATTGGATCGAAACGCAAATGGAAACAATCAAGCAGGTGGGTGTAGAAAATTATCTGGCCCAACACATGCACGAAAAATAG
- a CDS encoding heavy metal-binding domain-containing protein: MILTTTPNVEGQRIKEYLGVVAGEAILGTNFFRDFFANIRDIVGGRSGAYEKELRRAREIAFQEIQEEALRVGANAIVGIDLDYEVMGETGSMLMVSVSGTAVRVE; the protein is encoded by the coding sequence ATGATTCTGACAACGACGCCCAATGTTGAAGGCCAACGGATTAAAGAATATTTAGGTGTGGTGGCAGGGGAAGCCATTTTGGGCACGAATTTTTTTAGAGATTTTTTTGCCAATATTCGTGATATTGTTGGCGGCCGATCAGGGGCCTACGAAAAGGAATTGCGACGCGCGCGTGAAATCGCCTTCCAGGAAATTCAGGAAGAAGCCTTAAGGGTGGGAGCCAATGCCATTGTCGGCATTGATTTGGATTACGAAGTCATGGGAGAAACCGGGAGCATGCTCATGGTGAGTGTCAGCGGGACTGCCGTGAGGGTGGAATAA
- the dnaE gene encoding DNA polymerase III subunit alpha — protein sequence MPAQFVHLHLHTQYSLLDGANQLTPLFQQVKNFGMPAVAMTDHGNLFGAIDFYQKAKAHDVKPIIGCEAYMAPGHRTQRAGHLAHNEYFHLILLATNQVGYHNLIKLSSKAYLEGFYYKPRMDKELLQEHQEGLIALSGCLSGEVPQLINHQDMEGALRVADEYRSIFGKDRYYLEVQANGLDHQLVANRGLLEIHEKLGIPLVGTNDCHYLNKRDARPHEIMLCLQTGKTLKDPNRMKFDTDQLYVKSTEEMIAEFAEFNRAVLNTTQVAEQCDLQLEFGTSYLPDYHVPEGQTHNSYLKHLAEEGLRSRLRERPTGIPSEAYQQRLHTELAVLNAMGYAGYFLVVWDIINFARSRNIPVGPGRGSAAGSLVAYALRITDLDPLTYNLLFERFLNPERVTMPDIDMDFCMDRRGEVINYVIEKYGEAHVCQIITFGTLGAKAAIRDVGRVMDFPYAEVDRVAKLVPTQLNITLQDALKQEPRLQELVDQDAKMKELMDTAMALEGLARHASTHAAGVVISQKPLMDHVPLYKTSNDEIVTQYTMTDLEKVGLVKFDFLGLKTLTMIHDAVRMVNAQHPDEPPLDINNLPLDDLQTFELLSSGKTSGIFQLESSGMRNLLVKIKPETFEDLIAILALYRPGPLESGMVDDFIKRKRDASQIVYDPPQLEPILKETYGVIVYQEQVMAVANQLAGFSLGQADLLRRAMGKKKHEEMAKQKELFVSGAKGKGISEKLSEKLFDQMAFFAGYGFNKSHSAAYAVVTYQTAYLKAHFPTEFMAALLTSEMGNTDKMVGYFTECRELGVHILPPDANQSLKNFSVVPEGIRFGLVAIKNVGGNAVDVILESRDREGPFSSFIDFCCRMDSQKVNKRVLEGLIKVGAFDSMGFTRASMFKVLDEALEHASTVQRNKREGQTSLFEILAPEPAAPKQEGFGFAIPQIPEWSQNDLLKYERELTGFYITAHPLNRHSVGITHFSTCSTQTIRDVGDGREVKVCGVISSLKITTTKKGHRMAYAQLEDLHGTVEAIIFPETFKQHEELLGPESVVRITGTVDLMDNGARIKATKVESLSQLENETVKHVTLKVHEQDVTPHNLLDLKEIFERHRGPTPISLAFHLHPNLTASMSGLSDIGISPSPEFLEEVEHLLGTSTVTFQ from the coding sequence GTGCCGGCACAATTCGTTCATCTTCATCTTCACACCCAGTATAGTCTCCTCGACGGGGCCAACCAACTCACACCCCTGTTCCAACAGGTGAAGAATTTTGGTATGCCCGCCGTCGCCATGACCGACCATGGCAATCTCTTCGGCGCCATTGATTTTTATCAAAAAGCCAAAGCGCATGATGTCAAGCCGATTATCGGGTGTGAAGCCTATATGGCTCCCGGCCACCGCACGCAGCGGGCAGGACACCTTGCGCATAACGAATATTTCCATCTGATTCTTCTTGCCACGAATCAAGTCGGCTATCACAACCTCATTAAACTCTCCAGCAAGGCCTATCTTGAAGGCTTTTATTACAAGCCTCGCATGGACAAGGAATTATTACAGGAACATCAGGAAGGTCTAATTGCCCTGTCAGGTTGTTTGAGCGGAGAGGTGCCACAGCTCATTAACCACCAGGATATGGAAGGGGCGCTGCGGGTGGCAGATGAGTATCGGTCAATCTTTGGAAAGGACCGCTATTACCTGGAAGTTCAGGCTAACGGGTTGGATCATCAACTTGTTGCGAATCGAGGGTTACTGGAGATTCATGAAAAGCTTGGCATTCCGCTGGTCGGCACCAACGATTGCCATTATCTCAATAAACGAGATGCGCGTCCCCATGAAATCATGTTGTGCCTTCAAACGGGAAAAACGCTTAAAGATCCCAACCGGATGAAATTTGATACCGATCAGTTATATGTGAAATCCACTGAAGAAATGATCGCGGAATTTGCGGAATTTAACCGCGCGGTCTTAAATACTACTCAGGTGGCCGAACAGTGCGATCTTCAATTGGAGTTCGGAACCTCCTATCTGCCGGATTATCACGTTCCTGAAGGACAGACTCATAACTCCTACCTTAAGCACCTTGCGGAAGAAGGCCTTCGAAGCCGTTTACGAGAACGCCCAACGGGCATTCCATCCGAAGCCTATCAACAGCGACTTCACACTGAACTCGCTGTGCTGAATGCCATGGGGTATGCCGGATATTTTTTGGTTGTGTGGGATATCATCAATTTCGCCAGGTCCCGCAACATTCCGGTCGGCCCCGGGCGAGGATCGGCCGCCGGAAGCCTTGTGGCGTACGCCCTGCGAATTACGGACCTCGATCCCCTCACCTACAACCTGCTCTTTGAACGCTTCCTCAACCCCGAACGTGTCACCATGCCGGATATCGACATGGACTTTTGCATGGACCGCCGTGGCGAAGTGATCAACTATGTCATTGAGAAATACGGAGAGGCGCATGTATGCCAGATCATTACCTTTGGCACACTAGGGGCCAAAGCGGCCATCCGGGATGTGGGGAGAGTGATGGACTTTCCCTATGCCGAAGTTGACCGGGTCGCGAAGTTGGTTCCCACCCAACTCAACATCACTCTCCAGGATGCCCTGAAACAGGAACCACGCCTGCAGGAACTTGTCGATCAAGATGCCAAAATGAAGGAACTCATGGATACGGCCATGGCCCTGGAAGGCCTGGCGCGACATGCCTCGACTCATGCGGCAGGCGTGGTCATTTCACAAAAACCCCTCATGGATCATGTGCCCCTCTACAAAACAAGTAACGACGAAATCGTGACCCAATACACGATGACCGATCTGGAAAAAGTCGGGTTGGTGAAATTCGATTTTCTGGGGCTCAAAACCCTGACCATGATTCATGACGCAGTTCGGATGGTCAATGCTCAACATCCTGATGAGCCGCCATTGGACATCAACAATCTGCCCTTGGATGATCTCCAGACGTTTGAGCTGCTCAGCTCTGGAAAAACTTCAGGGATTTTCCAACTGGAAAGTTCCGGCATGCGAAACCTGTTGGTTAAAATCAAGCCGGAAACGTTTGAAGATCTGATCGCTATCCTCGCGCTCTATCGTCCCGGCCCCTTAGAAAGCGGCATGGTGGATGATTTTATTAAACGAAAACGCGACGCCTCCCAAATTGTCTATGACCCTCCGCAATTGGAACCCATTCTCAAAGAAACTTATGGGGTGATCGTCTACCAGGAACAGGTCATGGCCGTCGCCAACCAGTTGGCAGGATTTTCATTGGGACAAGCCGATTTACTTCGGCGGGCGATGGGCAAGAAAAAACATGAGGAAATGGCCAAACAAAAAGAATTGTTTGTCTCGGGCGCCAAAGGGAAGGGAATTTCGGAAAAACTCTCCGAAAAATTATTTGACCAAATGGCCTTTTTCGCAGGCTACGGATTTAACAAGTCTCACTCCGCTGCCTATGCGGTCGTGACATACCAAACGGCTTACCTGAAAGCCCATTTTCCCACTGAATTTATGGCCGCTCTGCTGACATCTGAAATGGGAAATACCGACAAAATGGTCGGCTATTTTACCGAATGCCGTGAATTGGGGGTACACATTCTGCCCCCCGATGCCAACCAAAGCTTAAAAAACTTCAGTGTCGTGCCTGAGGGTATCCGGTTCGGGTTAGTGGCAATCAAGAACGTCGGTGGAAACGCCGTGGACGTGATTTTAGAATCACGAGACAGGGAAGGCCCGTTTTCATCCTTTATTGATTTTTGTTGCCGCATGGATTCGCAAAAGGTCAACAAACGGGTGCTGGAAGGACTCATCAAGGTCGGAGCCTTTGATTCCATGGGTTTCACGCGCGCCAGCATGTTTAAGGTCCTGGATGAAGCCTTGGAGCATGCCTCGACGGTCCAACGCAACAAACGGGAAGGGCAAACCAGTTTGTTTGAAATACTGGCTCCGGAGCCGGCAGCCCCCAAGCAGGAAGGTTTTGGTTTCGCCATTCCACAGATTCCCGAGTGGTCGCAGAATGACTTACTTAAATATGAACGGGAGCTGACCGGCTTTTATATCACCGCGCATCCTCTCAACCGTCACAGCGTTGGTATCACTCATTTTTCTACCTGCTCCACCCAGACCATTCGCGACGTCGGCGACGGCCGAGAGGTCAAAGTTTGCGGCGTCATTTCCAGTCTCAAAATTACAACGACGAAAAAAGGCCATAGGATGGCTTATGCCCAATTGGAAGATTTGCACGGAACCGTTGAAGCGATTATTTTCCCTGAGACCTTTAAGCAACACGAAGAATTATTGGGGCCGGAATCGGTGGTTCGAATTACCGGGACCGTCGATCTCATGGATAATGGCGCCCGAATCAAAGCCACCAAAGTCGAATCGCTCTCTCAATTAGAAAATGAAACGGTGAAGCACGTGACCCTTAAGGTCCACGAACAGGACGTTACCCCCCACAATCTGCTAGACTTAAAGGAAATATTCGAACGCCACCGCGGTCCGACCCCTATTTCGTTGGCGTTTCACTTGCATCCTAACTTGACGGCCAGCATGTCAGGATTATCGGACATTGGCATTTCTCCGTCCCCGGAGTTTTTAGAAGAAGTGGAACATCTCCTCGGCACATCCACGGTCACCTTCCAATAA
- a CDS encoding acetyl-CoA carboxylase carboxyltransferase subunit alpha yields MSVREYLDFEKPLKELEERIAKLVKSKSKKVSVQEAIVKSTEQLANLEREIYANLSPWQHSQIARHPQRPSISDYLEHMTNGFMELHGDRLFGDDRAIIGGFATWKGRSIMAIGHEKGKTLKERMRRNFGMAKPEGYRKALRLMKLAERFNRPIITFIDTPGAYPGVDAEQRGQAEAIARNLLEMSRLQVPILAVVTGEGGSGGALALGVADRVLMLEHAIYSVISPEGCAAILWGDASKSADAATALRMTGPELRKLNIIEEVIPEPMGGAHRDAKLMADRVSEALDTHFLQLQKMSPAALRKQREAKFRSLGAFGSSPATPKQVKMVNS; encoded by the coding sequence TTGTCCGTGCGTGAATACCTGGACTTTGAAAAACCCCTGAAGGAACTTGAAGAACGCATCGCCAAGTTAGTGAAATCAAAATCCAAAAAGGTCTCGGTTCAGGAGGCCATCGTCAAATCGACGGAACAACTGGCAAACCTTGAACGTGAGATCTATGCCAATCTTTCCCCATGGCAACATAGCCAAATCGCCAGGCACCCACAGCGCCCTTCGATTTCTGATTACCTGGAGCACATGACCAATGGTTTTATGGAACTCCATGGTGACCGCCTGTTCGGCGACGACCGGGCGATCATTGGGGGGTTTGCCACATGGAAGGGTCGCTCCATCATGGCCATCGGTCATGAAAAAGGAAAGACCTTAAAAGAACGCATGCGCCGAAATTTTGGTATGGCTAAACCAGAGGGCTATCGAAAAGCCTTGCGTCTCATGAAATTAGCGGAACGCTTCAATCGACCAATCATTACCTTTATCGATACGCCAGGAGCATACCCCGGCGTCGATGCGGAGCAGCGCGGCCAAGCCGAGGCCATTGCCAGAAATTTACTTGAAATGTCCAGATTGCAAGTGCCGATTCTTGCCGTGGTCACAGGAGAAGGCGGCAGTGGCGGCGCGTTGGCCTTAGGTGTGGCAGATCGGGTTCTGATGCTCGAACATGCCATTTATTCGGTCATTTCCCCGGAAGGCTGCGCCGCTATTTTGTGGGGAGACGCCTCAAAATCCGCCGATGCCGCGACGGCCTTACGAATGACGGGACCGGAGTTGCGCAAACTCAATATCATCGAAGAGGTGATACCTGAACCCATGGGAGGAGCCCATCGCGATGCGAAACTCATGGCCGACCGGGTCTCCGAGGCACTCGACACCCATTTCTTGCAATTACAGAAAATGTCGCCCGCAGCACTCCGAAAACAGCGAGAGGCGAAATTCCGGAGTCTGGGTGCCTTTGGCTCTTCTCCGGCCACGCCCAAACAGGTGAAAATGGTCAACTCATGA
- a CDS encoding metallophosphoesterase gives MTHHHDQEAFAKLVDRIGPDHAGQRMEMQAHYSALLLKGYHLHIHMEEFPAIAWLIKTLLKTTGLWPLAVKNTSQYRIVEHTVPIPHLPESFDGFRILHLSDLHIEGMIDKGQALQTALSTLRYDLCVMTGDFRFLTYGHYDKTLTLMESLVSTIHAPYGVTGILGNHDWLEMVPGLERCGIRMLLNEAQSLEKGSDAIWLLGLDDVHYYETGDLEKAIRLAPTDAVRILLVHSPEIIPEASIAGMDLYLCGHSHGGQICLPGSQPIITHCRCPRAYKAGPWEYQSMRGYTSRGVGTSLFPIRLFCFPEIIIHTLTRAPKS, from the coding sequence ATGACCCATCACCACGACCAAGAAGCCTTTGCCAAATTAGTGGACCGTATCGGGCCTGACCATGCAGGCCAACGCATGGAAATGCAGGCCCACTATTCGGCCCTCCTGTTAAAAGGTTATCACCTTCACATTCACATGGAGGAATTTCCAGCCATTGCCTGGCTCATCAAAACACTCTTAAAAACGACCGGCCTTTGGCCGCTGGCCGTCAAGAATACCTCCCAATATCGAATTGTCGAACACACGGTCCCGATTCCGCACCTGCCCGAGTCCTTTGATGGATTTCGAATTCTGCATTTGTCGGATCTTCATATCGAAGGGATGATCGATAAAGGCCAAGCGCTTCAGACCGCTCTGTCCACCTTGCGATACGACCTGTGCGTCATGACGGGCGATTTTCGCTTTCTCACGTATGGCCATTATGACAAGACACTGACACTCATGGAGTCATTGGTCAGCACGATCCATGCTCCCTATGGCGTCACGGGCATTTTGGGGAATCACGATTGGTTGGAAATGGTGCCCGGACTTGAGCGGTGTGGAATCCGCATGCTCCTCAATGAAGCTCAATCCCTGGAAAAGGGATCGGATGCGATTTGGCTCCTCGGATTAGATGATGTCCATTATTACGAAACCGGTGACCTGGAGAAAGCCATACGCCTCGCGCCCACCGACGCCGTACGAATTCTCTTGGTCCATTCCCCGGAGATTATTCCTGAGGCCTCGATTGCCGGAATGGATCTGTACCTCTGCGGCCACTCACACGGAGGCCAAATCTGTCTTCCAGGAAGCCAACCCATCATTACCCATTGCCGCTGCCCCAGAGCCTACAAGGCAGGCCCCTGGGAATATCAATCCATGCGCGGGTACACCTCTCGAGGAGTCGGCACCTCCCTGTTTCCCATCCGGCTGTTCTGCTTTCCGGAAATCATCATCCATACGCTCACACGAGCCCCTAAATCTTGA
- the sthA gene encoding Si-specific NAD(P)(+) transhydrogenase, which translates to MSSQITPPSPFEYDLICIGSGPAGQRAAIQAAKVGKRVAVIEKKRVGGGSCLETGTIPSKTFREAVLSFTGPQQHWGRLSDTAKIRPTAEQLITRVAEVIRIEGEVINDQLRRNDVEFLQGEASFVDPHTLLVQTDQHSQTLSSAHILIAVGTIPTPPPNIAIDGQYILDSDSIIHLQQLPRTMTVVGAGIIGIEYASMLGVLGVEVTLVDSRIRPLEFLDSEIVDELIYQMRNHQVTFRLGETVEKLEIATTPSRKVVIHLASGKRLVSGLVLYSVGRTGSTSTLQLEKAGLSVDARGRLQVDSHYRTTVPHILAAGDVIGFPSLAATSSEQGRLAACYAFDMEATPMTNLFPVGIYAIPEISMVGATEEQLTLEKVPYEVGVARYREIARGTILGDPNGMLKLLFHRKDHRLLGVHVIGTGATELIHIGQAILHTERGLEYFLTTVFNYPTLAECYKVAALDAYNKLCEI; encoded by the coding sequence ATGAGCTCCCAGATCACGCCACCTTCACCATTTGAATACGACCTGATTTGTATCGGTAGCGGACCGGCCGGACAACGGGCGGCCATTCAAGCAGCCAAAGTAGGAAAACGCGTGGCGGTGATTGAAAAGAAGCGTGTCGGCGGCGGCTCCTGTTTAGAGACCGGAACCATTCCCAGTAAAACCTTTCGTGAAGCCGTCTTGTCCTTTACCGGACCCCAGCAACATTGGGGTCGTCTGTCGGACACCGCGAAAATACGACCCACGGCCGAGCAACTGATCACTCGCGTGGCGGAAGTCATTCGCATCGAAGGTGAGGTGATCAACGATCAATTACGAAGAAACGATGTGGAATTCTTACAAGGAGAAGCCTCCTTTGTGGATCCTCATACCCTCTTGGTTCAGACCGACCAACATTCACAAACCCTGTCGAGCGCCCACATTCTGATTGCCGTGGGGACCATACCAACGCCTCCACCCAACATTGCCATTGACGGCCAATATATTCTCGATAGTGATAGCATCATCCATCTGCAACAGCTTCCACGAACCATGACCGTGGTTGGAGCCGGGATCATCGGCATTGAATATGCCTCAATGTTAGGCGTACTTGGCGTCGAGGTCACCCTTGTGGATTCACGAATCCGACCGCTGGAATTTCTGGATAGCGAAATCGTCGATGAACTCATTTATCAGATGCGAAATCACCAGGTGACTTTTCGACTGGGTGAAACTGTCGAAAAGTTAGAAATCGCGACCACACCTTCCCGAAAAGTCGTGATTCATTTGGCCTCCGGAAAACGACTGGTCTCAGGCCTGGTCCTTTATTCCGTCGGACGAACAGGATCCACATCAACACTCCAACTCGAAAAAGCCGGATTGTCCGTGGATGCCCGTGGCCGTCTGCAAGTCGATTCGCACTATCGCACGACTGTCCCGCATATTCTAGCCGCGGGCGATGTCATCGGCTTTCCAAGTCTGGCAGCCACCTCTTCCGAGCAAGGCCGTTTAGCGGCCTGCTATGCCTTCGACATGGAAGCCACACCGATGACGAACCTGTTTCCTGTTGGTATTTATGCCATTCCGGAAATTTCTATGGTGGGAGCCACAGAGGAGCAACTGACGCTCGAAAAAGTTCCGTATGAGGTGGGAGTCGCCCGTTACCGCGAAATCGCAAGGGGCACAATTCTGGGGGATCCGAACGGCATGTTGAAACTGTTATTTCATCGAAAAGATCACCGGCTATTGGGTGTGCATGTGATCGGGACTGGAGCGACCGAGCTGATTCACATCGGACAGGCCATCCTTCATACCGAACGGGGGCTGGAATATTTCCTCACGACAGTCTTCAATTATCCAACGCTAGCGGAATGCTACAAAGTGGCAGCCTTGGACGCCTACAATAAGCTTTGTGAAATATAA